A genomic window from Caldicellulosiruptor kronotskyensis 2002 includes:
- a CDS encoding M48 family metallopeptidase produces the protein MLDIKIEKIIRSNRKTIALQITENSTLIVKAPINVDEKTIWDVIQKHRKWIDKRKKEIELRDPKVLPKEFVSGEGFLYLGRYYKLHIVENQDVPLKFENGFYLSRSALPEAKNVFIDWYKKAAYEKILERVNWWAQKRDFKYNKVNITNAQRRWGSCSAKGNLNFSWRLIMAPLSVIDYVIVHELVHLEEKNHGKNFWTKVKLLMPDYKKHEDWLKKNGYLLTL, from the coding sequence ATGCTAGACATTAAAATTGAAAAAATCATACGCTCAAATAGAAAAACCATAGCTTTGCAAATAACAGAAAATAGCACACTCATAGTCAAAGCTCCGATCAATGTGGATGAAAAAACAATATGGGATGTTATTCAAAAACATAGAAAGTGGATTGACAAGAGAAAGAAAGAGATAGAATTAAGAGATCCCAAAGTCTTGCCAAAAGAATTTGTCAGCGGAGAGGGATTTTTATACCTTGGCAGGTATTATAAACTGCACATAGTTGAAAACCAAGATGTCCCGCTCAAATTCGAAAATGGGTTTTATCTCTCAAGAAGTGCTTTGCCAGAAGCAAAGAATGTATTCATAGATTGGTATAAAAAAGCTGCCTATGAGAAGATTCTTGAGAGAGTAAACTGGTGGGCTCAAAAAAGAGATTTTAAATACAACAAAGTAAATATAACAAATGCACAGAGAAGATGGGGTTCTTGTTCTGCAAAAGGTAACTTAAACTTTTCTTGGAGACTTATTATGGCACCGCTGTCTGTAATAGACTATGTGATTGTTCATGAGCTTGTGCACCTTGAAGAGAAAAATCATGGCAAAAATTTTTGGACAAAGGTAAAACTGCTCATGCCTGATTACAAGAAACATGAGGATTGGCTGAAGAAAAATGGGTATCTGCTAACTTTATAG
- a CDS encoding nucleotidyltransferase family protein, with translation MNNDIQVILQERKNYLVEKFGVTEIAIFGSYTRGEQRKDSDIDIIVDFKEGYKTFDNYMNLKFYLEELFGKKVDLVIKSAINPRLKPFIMEEAVYV, from the coding sequence ATGAACAATGATATACAAGTAATTCTACAAGAACGAAAAAATTATTTAGTGGAAAAGTTCGGAGTAACTGAAATTGCTATCTTTGGCTCCTATACAAGAGGCGAACAAAGAAAAGATAGTGATATAGATATCATTGTTGATTTTAAAGAGGGTTACAAAACATTCGATAATTATATGAATTTGAAATTCTACCTTGAAGAACTTTTTGGTAAAAAGGTTGACCTTGTGATTAAATCAGCTATAAATCCACGTCTAAAGCCTTTCATAATGGAGGAAGCAGTATATGTCTAA
- a CDS encoding restriction endonuclease subunit S: MKVDKRKLPEGWKWVKLGEVLAYEQPNKYIVKDEQYDKRHGIPVLTPGKTFILGFTQEHQGIYNNIPVIIFDDFTTESRYIAFPFKLKSSAVKILKSKCNFVNLYYVYNSMQLLNFKPGSEHKRFWISEYSKFLIPLPPLPEQRKIAEILETIDNAIEKTDAIIEKYKRIKQGLMQDLLTKGVVNEGEGESERWRLRDENIDKFKDSPLGRIPEEWEVVDVYGHVNLINGGTPSTERPEFWNGSIPWLSVEDFNIGKRWVFSSSKYITELGLKQSATKLLKKGMLIISARGTVGVLAQLGADMAFNQSCYGLDAKDKMKLSNDFLYYALKHFITSFLSLAYGNVFNTITRETFKEILIPLPPLPEQQRIASILSQIDEVIEKEQAYKEKLERIKKGLMEDLLTGKVRVNHLIEEEEK; the protein is encoded by the coding sequence GTGAAAGTGGATAAGAGAAAACTTCCTGAAGGTTGGAAATGGGTAAAGTTGGGGGAAGTTTTAGCGTATGAACAGCCTAATAAGTATATAGTCAAAGATGAACAATATGATAAAAGACATGGAATACCTGTTTTAACTCCAGGGAAAACTTTCATATTAGGATTTACTCAAGAGCATCAAGGAATATACAACAATATTCCTGTGATAATATTTGATGATTTTACCACTGAAAGTAGATATATTGCATTCCCATTCAAATTAAAATCTTCTGCGGTTAAAATTCTTAAGTCTAAGTGTAACTTTGTGAACCTTTATTATGTTTATAATTCAATGCAATTACTTAATTTTAAACCGGGAAGTGAACATAAAAGATTTTGGATTTCTGAATATTCTAAATTTTTAATTCCTCTTCCCCCTCTCCCCGAACAACGCAAAATCGCTGAAATACTTGAGACAATTGATAATGCAATTGAAAAAACTGACGCTATTATAGAAAAGTATAAACGCATAAAGCAAGGTTTGATGCAAGATTTGCTTACTAAAGGAGTGGTAAATGAGGGTGAGGGTGAAAGTGAGAGGTGGAGGTTGAGAGATGAGAATATTGATAAATTCAAGGATTCACCGCTTGGGAGGATTCCAGAGGAGTGGGAAGTGGTGGATGTCTACGGACATGTCAACTTAATTAATGGAGGAACTCCAAGCACAGAAAGGCCCGAGTTTTGGAATGGAAGTATACCTTGGCTATCTGTAGAAGATTTTAATATAGGCAAAAGATGGGTTTTCTCAAGTTCAAAATACATAACTGAATTAGGATTAAAGCAAAGTGCAACAAAGCTACTTAAAAAAGGTATGTTGATAATATCTGCACGCGGTACTGTAGGTGTGTTAGCACAACTTGGGGCGGATATGGCTTTCAATCAGTCATGCTACGGCCTTGATGCAAAAGATAAAATGAAGCTCTCCAATGATTTCCTATATTATGCTTTAAAACATTTTATTACTTCATTTTTATCATTAGCATATGGAAATGTATTTAATACAATTACGAGAGAAACCTTTAAGGAAATTTTAATTCCTCTTCCACCTCTTCCCGAACAACAACGCATAGCTTCAATTTTATCTCAAATAGATGAAGTCATAGAAAAAGAGCAAGCCTATAAGGAAAAACTTGAAAGAATCAAAAAAGGCTTAATGGAAGATTTGCTAACAGGCAAAGTCAGGGTAAACCACCTTATTGAGGAGGAAGAAAAATGA